A segment of the Bacillus sp. es.034 genome:
GTCTATCAACGGGTATTGAAGGAATACGATCAACTCCAGGTTCTCTTCAAAGACTCCGGCGGCTATCAGTATGAAGCCGATATCCGTTCCGTCCTTCACGGATTGAACTTTGCCGATTTTGATTACGAAACGAAGATTTCCACATTGAGCGGCGGTCAGAAAACCCGTCTTGCCCTTGGTAAGCTTCTTCTGACCAAGCCTGACATCCTCATCCTTGATGAACCGACCAACCACTTGGATATCGAAACCTTATCGTGGCTTGAGACGTATCTTCAAAGCTATGAAGGAGCCGTCCTGATTGTTTCCCATGATCGCTACTTTTTAGACAGCGTCGTCAATCAGGTGTATGAAATCTCCCGAAATAGGAGTAAGAAATACCACGGGAACTACAGCAGATATCTTGAACAAAAAGCGGAAGACTATGAGAAAGATCTCAAAATGTTCGAGCGTCAACAGCAGGAAGTCGCAAAGCTCGAAGACTTTATCCAACGGAACATCGCACGGGCATCCACCACCAAGATGGCACAAAGCCGACGGAAGAAATTAGAGCGCATGGATATGTTGGACCGTCCCCTCGGGGATGAAAAATCCGCCAATTTCGCGTTTCAGATCGATCGCCCAAGCGGAAATGATGTTCTCCACGCCCAGGACCTTACCATCGGATATGGGGAGAACGAGACCATTTCCTCCCATATTGACTTCTCTGTCAAAAAAGGGGACAGCATCGCCCTGGTCGGACCGAACGGAATCGGGAAATCGACGCTTTTAAAAACATTGGTGAACAAACTACACCCACTTGACGGCACATTTAAATTCGGATCGAATGTGACCATCAGTTACTATGACCAGGAACAAGCCGAACTCTCATCCAACAAGACGGTCTTAAATGAACTGTGGGACGAATACCCGATGAAGATGGAGAAAGAAATCCGGACGGTCCTAGGCAACTTCCTCTTTTCGGGAGAAGATGTCCTAAAGCCCGTTTCTACCCTGAGCGGTGGAGAAAAAGCCCGTTTAGCCCTCTCCAAGCTGATGATGGAAAAAGGGAACGTCCTGATCCTGGATGAGCCGACGAACCATCTTGATCTGGATAGCAAAGAAGTGTTGGAAAATGCCCTGATTGATTATCCCGGGACCATCCTCTTCGTTTCCCATGACCGGTATTTCATCAACCGAATTGCCACAAAGGTCATTGAACTATCCAAGAAAGGTTCGACGGAGTACCTTGGCGATTACGATTATTATGTAGAAAAATTACAGCAGCAGGAAGAACTGGCGGCAATTGAACGCATGGAACAGGGTGAACAATTGCAGGAGCCGACTTTAAAACGATCCCACAAGATTGATAAAGAAGCGAAAAAGCTTGAACGTCAACGAAAGCGCAGAGTCGAAGAAATAGAAGGCCTGATGGAATCACTCGAAACAACCATTCAGGAAAAAGAAGATCTTCTTTGCGATCCGGAAATCTTTCAAGATCATGAGAAGGTCCAGGATATTAATGAATCACTCACGAAAGTGAAAGAAGAGCTTGATTCTTTATTGGAAGAATGGACCGAGCTGGAAGAACTACTTCAAGAAGAGCAGTAATCCACAGGATTGGGGATAACTATCATTCCCCAATCCTTTCTTATTCCACATTATTATCCACAACCAAAATACTTTTATAACGTTATTCACAGTAGTTTTCCACAATATCCACAAAAATTACTCATGTTTTTCACAACGTATACACACTAAATAAGTAGTTATTAACAATTTGTCCACAACCTGTTGATAAAACGTATGTTCGTTCCTTCCATTACCCTTCTCCGTGATTCATTCTGTGCATTACTCACAGGATATCAACAGACAGTAAAAAAAGGTTCAACGTCAAATGTTGGGGTGAAGTGATTGTTGCTTCACCCTTATCCAATATGTGAACCCAACCTTTTATACTTATGTGTTAATAATATTTTAGCTCGAAAACGCGTAAAGCTTCGAAATCCAAATGCGTTTCGCTTCATCACTTTCGTTAAGTTATTGATTCCCTCCAAAAAGCCATTGGAGTAGTTGTACATAAAGCTATTTAAGATTTCAATCTGCCAATTTTTTAAGGTTTGCGCTGCTTTTTGAAACTCTGGTATGCCAGCCTCATCAATAGCTTTGTAAAAGGAATATAAGTCATGTTTGGTTTGTTGGATGTTCTCTTCTCCATTTTGTTTAGCCTCATCGAACCAGTGACAGAAGAGCTCTTTCAATTCATAAGCCTGCTTTAATTCAGGGGACATATCCAGGTACCGTTGAAGATACCATCGATTGTCCTCTGTTAACTTACAAGACTTTTTATAGAATACGTGGCGCATTTTTTTGCATTTCTTCCGATCGTAGTCATGCCAGCTGGATTGAACTCTTCTCCTTACGTTATCAAGAGCCCAATAAATATACCGAACAAAGTGAAACCTATCCGCCACAATAATAGGCTTCCCAAGTGCTTGCGTGACAGCGGCTTTAAAAGATTGACTCATATCCATGACGACGACTTCTACCTGAGCGCCATACTTTCTAAGATAGTGCTTAATCGTGTTTTTGTACCGATTCGGAAGGATGTCGATGGGTTCTTTGGTGATGCCATTTGCGATGATGAGCTGGTACTTACCCTCTTTGGTATCGCCTTTGTATTCATCAATGGCAATGACCTTAGGCAATTCCTTCGCTTCCTCGTTAACCGTTTCCTTTGCCAATTGATCAAAGCGCCTGACGACCGTTGAAGAGGATGTTCCATACACCTCTGCCGTTTCCTTGAAGGTTTTGCCTTTAATACTACGAATTTTAACCGCTTGGTTCAGTTCGAGAGATAACCGTTGGTATCGTTTCACAAAGGGATTCTTTTCCGCAAACTTCTTCCCGCAAGGGCAAGCGTACCTTCTTCGTTTGTAAAAGATGAGTGTGTGTCTTTCAAACAGTTTTAAATGCTTAATTTTTTGTGTCCGATAGTCGTGAATCTTATGGGTGGAAGTAGTACAAACCGGACATCTGTGAGCTGTAACTGGCATTTCTACATAAATACAAAGTCTCGCTTCCACTTCTTCCATTTTCGTAACCAATGTATCTTCAAAACCCGGTAAAATTATGTTAGAATTCATTATGCACGTATCTCCAATCTATACTTGTTTCTCGACAACTCAAGTATAAAAGACTGGATGATTACGTGCATTTTTTATGTTCAAATTGTGTAAGAACCCCAACAAATATTATAGAACCTAAAAAAAAAGCTTGAACGATGTGTCGTTCAAGCTTTCCCATTTAAAAATTCTCGATATCAAGTCCTGGATGAGCATTCATATCCATGCTTCCTCTTTTTCCTTGTTGGAATAACACCGTTCCTGCGGCTGCAATCATAGCGGCATTATCTGTACAGAGGGATAAAGGAGGGATCACCAATTCCGCTTCCATTTCCTCAAAGGCTTCCTGGAGGGCAGCACGCAAGCCTTTATTGGCCGCAACTCCGCCTGCAAGTAGTACTTGCTCCACTCCATGCTCTTTTACAGCCTTAACCGTTTTAGTTACTAACACGTCAATGACACTTGCTTGAAAGCTCGCAGCCAAATCTTCTGGATGAATGGTCATTCCTTTTTGTTTGGCATTGTGAAGCGTGTTGATAACCGCTGACTTCAAACCACTGAAGCTAAAATCATAGGATCCTTCTTCCAGCCAGGCCCGGGGCAGATCAAGACTCACTTCCCCAACATGTGCCAGCCTGTCGATATGTGGTCCTCCTGGATATGGAAGGCCCAATGTCCGTGCTACCTTATCATATGCTTCTCCTGCAGCATCATCGCGTGTTTCCCCGATAACCTCAAAGGAACCGTGATCTTTCATGAGCACAAGCTCCGTATGTCCTCCGGAAACTACCAGGGAAAGAAGGGGGAACCTCATCTCTTTCACTAAGCGATTCGCATAGATATGCCCTGCAATGTGATGGACTCCCACCAACGGTTTATCGTGGGCAAAAGCGAGAGCCTTGGCAGCGTTCACCCCAATTAGTAGTGCGCCTACCAAACCAGGACCTTCCGTGACAGCGACACAATCTATATCCTCCATCGTCATCCCGGCTTGTTCAAGGGCTTCTTCTAGTACATACGTAACCTGCTCCACATGATGACGCGATGCAATCTCAGGGACCACTCCACCGAATCGCTTATGACTTTCAATTTGAGATGAAACTATATTCGTCACAATCTCTGTTCCATTTCTTATAATCGCCACAGCTGTCTCATCACAGCTTGTTTCAATTCCCAATACTAATGTATCTTTTTTCATAAATTCACCCACATTACTAAAGCATCCTCTTGATTGTCCGAGTAGTACCTTTTACGAATCCCGCCGTCTTTGAAACCGAGCTTACGATATAAGTGCTGCGCAGGCATATTTGAAACCCTGACTTCGAGTGTCATCACGCGAGCGCCAAATTCAATCGCTATATCCATTATCTTACGCATAAGGCCTTCCCCCAAGCCACGTCCCCGGTAATCAGGGAGCACGGCTACATTTGTGATATGGGCCTCATCCACGACCAGCCACACGCCGCAGTAACCTGCAAGCTTGTCTCCATCTTCTGCAACGAGGTAGGTAGACAGGTGGTTATGCTCAATTTCATTCAAGAAAGCGTCCCGGCTCCAGGGAATGCTAAAAGATTGATTTTCAATTTCCATGACCTCGTTTAAATCATCAACTGTCATAAATCGTATATCCATATTGTAACGATCCTTTATCTTCTATTCAGATTTTTTTTGGGCCTCCAGCCATTTCACTTCTGCTTCCGCCATCCGTATATAGTTGGGAAGCACTTCATGTGCCGACATCTCTTTTAAAACCAGTCCGATATAAGCCAGTTCAGAAGGACGGGGATTATGACTGACAAAAGGTGCGATTCTCGCTTGATCTCCAAGAACTTCCTTAATCATGCCCTTATGGATGGAGACATCATTTCCAACAAATAACACTTCTTTATCTAACTCTTTTAACTTTGTCACCCATTCATCGAGCATGATGTTGCGGTCCTCTTCCACGCAAACCAATCGATCTCCCTGAAACTCATACAGTCCTGAATATACCTGTCCTCTTCTCGCATCAAACAACGGAACGATATAACCTGGAAAATATCGTCCAGACGAAGCCAATGTCGCGAGACTGGATACCGGGATCAGGGGGATATTCAATGACCATGCCAGGGTCTTAGCCAAGGTGACCCCGATTCGTACGCCCGTATAGGAACCGGGACCATTCGCAACAACAATCTTCGTTAATTCCTTTGCCCCTACCCCACAGTCTTTTAATAACTGTTCGACAGCCGGCATGGCTCTCACAGAGTGGTTCTTTTTCATATACGTGATGTATTCCCCAATTACCTTATCCTCTTCAATCAGGGCAACCCCAAACGGATAATTGGAGGTATCTATCGATAATATCGTCATGACACAATCTCCTTACACAATTCACTATATCGATTTCCTTGCGGCTTCAATACGATCCTTCTCTTGGAGTCGCCTTCCCGGTAAATCGATAAGCTTAATAATTCTTTCGGAAGCTGATCCTTTATTAAGTGAGCCCACTCAATGACGGTCACACCTTCTCCTTCAAAGTATTCATCGAACCCCAAATCTTCAAAGGTATCGTCCAGCCTGTATACATCCATATGATAAAGAGGCAGACGCCCCTTATATTCTTTAATAATGGTAAAAGTGGGACTATTCACGGTTTTAGTCACCCCAAGACCCTTGGCAAGTCCTTTAGTAAACGTCGTCTTCCCTGCCCCAAGATCACCTTCCAGCGTCAACACAGCCCCTGGCTTTAAAAGTCCTGCAAGCTCTTCTGCAAATTGGCCTGTTTCCTCCGGACTGTTCGTCATAATCTCAAACTGATTCATGTTAATCTCCTCAATCATCATTTAGCGTATAAAAAAACCTTAGGATCATTTGTTACCCTAAGGGAGAATGTATATATGTAGTTTACCCTTTTTGGGGTATGAGAGTAAAGGTTCTGAAAAAAGACAATAAAAAAAACGAAACAACGTTTCGTTTGAATGAACAAAATTGGCGGTCCGGACGGGACTCGAACCCGCGACCTCCTGCGTGACAGGCAGGCATTCTAACCAACTGAACTACCGGACCAAAGCTTTTTGCGCTAGCAAAATAGGTTTCCATATTCTGCGTTAGCGAAAATAACTATCCTTGCGTGACTCATAAAAGATCAAAGTAACCTCTTATTAAAAACAAGCAAAAATGGTATTGCGGGGACAGGATTTGAACCTGCGACCTTCGGGTTATGAGCCCGACGAGCTACCGAACTGCTCCACCCCGCGACGATAAAAATATTACTATCTTCTATATTACTATATGCACCTTCACAAATAAAGTGATTGTGCAAAAAAGAATTGTTTCGCCTGGCGACGTCCTACTCTCACAGGGGGAGATCCCCCAACTACCATCGGCGCTGAAGAGCTTAACTTCCGTGTTCGGCATGGGAACGGGTGTGACCTCTTCGCCATAATCACCAGACGAATATTCAATTGAAGGATTGTTCCTTCAAAACCAGATAAAGGATTGATGTCAAGAAAGCCGAATATCGACCAATTGTTGTTCATATAAATATGACTCTTTATGGTTAAGTCCTCGATCGATTAGTATCAGTCAACTCCACATGTCGCCATGCTTCCATCTCTGACCTATCTACCTAGTCATCTTCTAGGGATCTTACTCACATACGTGATGGGAAATCTCATCTCGAGGGGGGCTTCATGCTTAGATGCTTTCAGCACTTATCCCTTCCGCACATAGCTACCCAGCGATGCCTTTGGCAAGACAACTGGTACACCAGCGGTGCGTCCATCCCGGTCCTCTCGTACTAAGGACAGCTCCTCTCAAATTTCCTGCGCCCACGACGGATAGGGACCGAACTGTCTCACGACGTTCTGAACCCAGCTCGCGTACCGCTTTAATGGGCGAACAGCCCAACCCTTGGGACCGACTACAGCCCCAGGATGCGATGAGCCGACATCGAGGTGCCAAACCTCCCCGTCGATGTGGACTCTTGGGGGAGATAAGCCTGTTATCCCCGGGGTAGCTTTTATCCGTTGAGCGATGGCCCTTCCATGCGGAACCACCGGATCACTAAGCCCGACTTTCGTCCCTGCTCGACTTGTAGGTCTCGCAGTCAAGCTCCCTTGTGCCTTTACACTCTGCGAATGATTTCCAACCATTCTGAGGGAACCTTTGGGCGCCTCCGTTACTCTTTAGGAGGCGACCGCCCCAGTCAAACTGCCCACCTGACACTGTCTCCCACCCCGATAAGGGGCGCGGGTTAGAATTTCAATACAGCCAGGGTAGTATCCCACCGATGCCTCCACCGAAGCTGGCGCTCCGGTTTCCAAGGCTCCTACCTATCCTGTACAAGCTGTACCAAAATTCAATATCAGGCTACAGTAAAGCTCCACGGGGTCTTTCCGTCCTGTCGCGGGTAACCTGCATCTTCACAGGTACTATAATTTCACCGAGTCTCTCGTTGAGACAGTGCCCAGATCGTTACGCCTTTCGTGCGGGTCGGAACTTACCCGACAAGGAATTTCGCTACCTTAGGACCGTTATAGTTACGGCCGCCGTTTACTGGGGCTTCGATTCGCACCTTCGCTTGCGCTAAGCACTCCTCTTAACCTTCCAGCACCGGGCAGGCGTCAGCCCCTATACTTCGCCTTACGGCTTCGCAGAGACCTGTGTTTTTGCTAAACAGTCGCCTGGGCCTATTCACTGCGGCTCTCTCGGGCTTGCACCCTACCAGAGCACCCCTTCTCCCGAAGTTACGGGGTCATTTTGCCGAGTTCCTTAACGAGAGTTCTCTCGCTCACCTTAGGATTCTCTCCTCGCCTACCTGTGTCGGTTTGCGGTACGGGCACCTTTTTCCTCGCTAGAGGCTTTTCTTGGCAGTGTGGAATCAGGAACTTCGCTACTATAATTCGCTCGCTATCACAGCTCAGCCTTCGCGATGATGGGATTTGCCTCATCATCAGCCTAACTGCTTAGACGCACATATCCAGCAGTGCGCTTACCCTATCCTCCTGCGTCCCCCCATTGCTCAAACGGAAAAGAGGTGGTACAGGAATATCAACCTGTTGTCCATCGTCTACGCCTATCGGCCTCGACTTAGGTCCCGACTAACCCTGAGCGGACGAGCCTTCCTCAGGAAACCTTAGGCATTCGGTGGATGGGATTCTCACCCATCTTTCGCTACTCATACCGGCATTCTCACTTCTAAGCACTCCACCAGTCCTTACGGTCTAGCTTCGCAGTCCTTAGAACGCTCTCCTACCACTGACACCTAGAGGTGTCAATCCACAGCTTCGGTGATACGTTTAGCCCCGGTACATTTTCGGCGCAGAGTCACTCGACCAGTGAGCTATTACGCACTCTTTAAATGGTGGCTGCTTCTAAGCCAACATCCTGGTTGTCTAAGCAACTCCACATCCTTTTCCACTTAACGTATACTTTGGGACCTTAGCTGGTGGTCTGGGCTGTTTCCCTTTCGACTACGGATCTTATCACTCGCAGTCTGACTCCCATGGATAAGTCTTTGGCATTCGGAGTTTGTCTGAATTCGGTAACCCGATGAGGGCCCCTAGTCCAAACAGTGCTCTACCTCCAAGACTCTTACACATGAGGCTAGCCCTAAAGCTATTTCGGAGAGAACCAGCTATCTCCAAGTTCGATTGGAATTTCTCCGCTACCCACACCTCATCCCCGCACTTTTCAACGTGCGTGGGTTCGGACCTCCATTCAGTGTTACCTGAACTTCATCCTGGACATGGGTAGATCACCTGGTTTCGGGTCTACGACCACATACTCAAATCGCCCTATTCAGACTCGCTTTCGCTGCGGCTCCGTCTTATCAACTTAACCTTGCATGGGATCGTAACTCGCCGGTTCATTCTACAAAAGGCACGCCATCACCCGTTAACGGGCTCTGACTACTTGTAGGCACACGGTTTCAGGTTCTATTTCACTCCCCTTCCGGGGTGCTTTTCACCTTTCCCTCACGGTACTGGTTCACTATCGGTCACTAGGGAGTATTTAGCCTTGGGAGATGGTCCTCCCAGCTTCCGACGGGATTTCACGTGTCCCGCCGTACTCAGGATCCACTCAAGAGGGAATGAAGTTTCAACTACAGGGTTGTTACCTTCTTTGACGAGCCTTTCCAGACTTCTTCGTCTACTTCATTCCTTTGTAACTCCGTATAGAGTGTCCTACAACCCCAAGAGGCAAGCCTCTTGGTTTGGGCTATATCCCGTTTCGCTCGCCGCTACTCAGGGAATCGCAATTGCTTTCTCTTCCTCCAGGTACTTAGATGTTTCAGTTCCCTGGGTCTGCCTTCCATACTCTATGTATTCAAGTAAGGATATTGTTCCATTACGAACAATGGGTTCCCCCATTCGGAAATCTCTGGATCAAAGCTCACTTACAGCTCCCCAAAGCATATCGGTGTTAGTCCCGTCCTTCGTCGGCTCCTAGTGCCAAGGCATCCACCGTGCGCCCTTCATAACTTAACCGAATTGGTTGTTACATCAGGTTTAAAACCTAAAATGGCGATACTCGGTAATTTCTTGACTATCAATTTATCTTTATCTAGTTTTCAAAGAACAATCATTTGTCTCGAAAGAGACAGTATGGTTGGATATTTTGCTTTCGCAAAAATCCCTGACAGTAATTAAACCATCAAAACTGAACAAAACTTCGACTGTCAAACGTTTTAGTTAAATCTTCCTTAGAAAGGAGGTGATCCAGCCGCACCTTCCGATACGGCTACCTTGTTACGACTTCACCCCAATCATCTGTCCCACCTTAGGCGGCTGGCTCCAAAAGGTTACCTCACCGACTTCGGGTGTTACAAACTCTCGTGGTGTGACGGGCGGTGTGTACAAGGCCCGGGAACGTATTCACCGCGGCATGCTGATCCGCGATTACTAGCGATTCCAGCTTCATGTAGGCGAGTTGCAGCCTACAATCCGAACTGAGAACGGTTTTATGGGATTGGCTAAACCTCGCGGTCTCGCTGCCCTTTGTACCGTCCATTGTAGCACGTGTGTAGCCCAGGTCATAAGGGGCATGATGATTTGACGTCATCCCCACCTTCCTCCGGTTTGTCACCGGCAGTCATCTTAGAGTGCCCAACTGAATGCTGGCAACTAAGATCAAGGGTTGCGCTCGTTGCGGGACTTAACCCAACATCTCACGACACGAGCTGACGACAACCATGCACCACCTGTCACTCTGTCCCCCGAAGGGGAAAGCCCTATCTCTAGGGTTGTCAGAGGATGTCAAGACCTGGTAAGGTTCTTCGCGTTGCTTCGAATTAAACCACATGCTCCACCGCTTGTGCGGGCCCCCGTCAATTCCTTTGAGTTTCAGTCTTGCGACCGTACTCCCCAGGCGGAGTGCTTAATGCGTTAGCTGCAGCACTAAGGGGCGGAAACCCCCTAACACTTAGCACTCATCGTTTACGGCGTGGACTACCAGGGTATCTAATCCTGTTTGCTCCCCACGCTTTCGCGCCTCAGTGTCAGTTACAGACCAGAAAGTCGCCTTCGCCACTGGTGTTCCTCCAAATATCTACGCATTTCACCGCTACACTTGGAATTCCACTTTCCTCTTCTGCACTCAAGTTCCCCAGTTTCCAATGACCCTCCACGGTTGAGCCGTGGGCTTTCACATCAGACTTAAGGAACCACCTGCGCGCGCTTTACGCCCAATAATTCCGGACAACGCTTGCCACCTACGTATTACCGCGGCTGCTGGCACGTAGTTAGCCGTGGCTTTCTGGTTAGGTACCGTCAAGGTGCCGCCCTATTCGAACGGCACTTGTTCTTCCCTAACAACAGAGCTTTACGATCCGAAAACCTTCATCACTCACGCGGCGTTGCTCCGTCAGACTTTCGTCCATTGCGGAAGATTCCCTACTGCTGCCTCCCGTAGGAGTCTGGGCCGTGTCTCAGTCCCAGTGTGGCCGATCACCCTCTCAGGTCGGCTACGCATCGTTGCCTTGGTGAGCCGTTACCTCACCAACTAGCT
Coding sequences within it:
- the tsaE gene encoding tRNA (adenosine(37)-N6)-threonylcarbamoyltransferase complex ATPase subunit type 1 TsaE, which gives rise to MNQFEIMTNSPEETGQFAEELAGLLKPGAVLTLEGDLGAGKTTFTKGLAKGLGVTKTVNSPTFTIIKEYKGRLPLYHMDVYRLDDTFEDLGFDEYFEGEGVTVIEWAHLIKDQLPKELLSLSIYREGDSKRRIVLKPQGNRYSELCKEIVS
- a CDS encoding ISL3 family transposase produces the protein MNSNIILPGFEDTLVTKMEEVEARLCIYVEMPVTAHRCPVCTTSTHKIHDYRTQKIKHLKLFERHTLIFYKRRRYACPCGKKFAEKNPFVKRYQRLSLELNQAVKIRSIKGKTFKETAEVYGTSSSTVVRRFDQLAKETVNEEAKELPKVIAIDEYKGDTKEGKYQLIIANGITKEPIDILPNRYKNTIKHYLRKYGAQVEVVVMDMSQSFKAAVTQALGKPIIVADRFHFVRYIYWALDNVRRRVQSSWHDYDRKKCKKMRHVFYKKSCKLTEDNRWYLQRYLDMSPELKQAYELKELFCHWFDEAKQNGEENIQQTKHDLYSFYKAIDEAGIPEFQKAAQTLKNWQIEILNSFMYNYSNGFLEGINNLTKVMKRNAFGFRSFTRFRAKILLTHKYKRLGSHIG
- a CDS encoding ABC-F family ATP-binding cassette domain-containing protein, which codes for MILLQVNQLTKNFGADNILSNIKLEIQTRDRVALVGRNGAGKSTLLKIIAGHLSYDSGEITKPKGVSIGYLAQNTGLESDLSIWSEMLTVFEELKQQEKKLRSLEQQMADPSVYEQEDVYQRVLKEYDQLQVLFKDSGGYQYEADIRSVLHGLNFADFDYETKISTLSGGQKTRLALGKLLLTKPDILILDEPTNHLDIETLSWLETYLQSYEGAVLIVSHDRYFLDSVVNQVYEISRNRSKKYHGNYSRYLEQKAEDYEKDLKMFERQQQEVAKLEDFIQRNIARASTTKMAQSRRKKLERMDMLDRPLGDEKSANFAFQIDRPSGNDVLHAQDLTIGYGENETISSHIDFSVKKGDSIALVGPNGIGKSTLLKTLVNKLHPLDGTFKFGSNVTISYYDQEQAELSSNKTVLNELWDEYPMKMEKEIRTVLGNFLFSGEDVLKPVSTLSGGEKARLALSKLMMEKGNVLILDEPTNHLDLDSKEVLENALIDYPGTILFVSHDRYFINRIATKVIELSKKGSTEYLGDYDYYVEKLQQQEELAAIERMEQGEQLQEPTLKRSHKIDKEAKKLERQRKRRVEEIEGLMESLETTIQEKEDLLCDPEIFQDHEKVQDINESLTKVKEELDSLLEEWTELEELLQEEQ
- the rimI gene encoding ribosomal protein S18-alanine N-acetyltransferase produces the protein MDIRFMTVDDLNEVMEIENQSFSIPWSRDAFLNEIEHNHLSTYLVAEDGDKLAGYCGVWLVVDEAHITNVAVLPDYRGRGLGEGLMRKIMDIAIEFGARVMTLEVRVSNMPAQHLYRKLGFKDGGIRKRYYSDNQEDALVMWVNL
- the tsaB gene encoding tRNA (adenosine(37)-N6)-threonylcarbamoyltransferase complex dimerization subunit type 1 TsaB; this translates as MTILSIDTSNYPFGVALIEEDKVIGEYITYMKKNHSVRAMPAVEQLLKDCGVGAKELTKIVVANGPGSYTGVRIGVTLAKTLAWSLNIPLIPVSSLATLASSGRYFPGYIVPLFDARRGQVYSGLYEFQGDRLVCVEEDRNIMLDEWVTKLKELDKEVLFVGNDVSIHKGMIKEVLGDQARIAPFVSHNPRPSELAYIGLVLKEMSAHEVLPNYIRMAEAEVKWLEAQKKSE
- the tsaD gene encoding tRNA (adenosine(37)-N6)-threonylcarbamoyltransferase complex transferase subunit TsaD, whose product is MKKDTLVLGIETSCDETAVAIIRNGTEIVTNIVSSQIESHKRFGGVVPEIASRHHVEQVTYVLEEALEQAGMTMEDIDCVAVTEGPGLVGALLIGVNAAKALAFAHDKPLVGVHHIAGHIYANRLVKEMRFPLLSLVVSGGHTELVLMKDHGSFEVIGETRDDAAGEAYDKVARTLGLPYPGGPHIDRLAHVGEVSLDLPRAWLEEGSYDFSFSGLKSAVINTLHNAKQKGMTIHPEDLAASFQASVIDVLVTKTVKAVKEHGVEQVLLAGGVAANKGLRAALQEAFEEMEAELVIPPLSLCTDNAAMIAAAGTVLFQQGKRGSMDMNAHPGLDIENF